The Prochlorococcus marinus str. MIT 9301 genome segment GATCTATAAGCAAGATATCCTATAGCTGGAATCCAGAAAATAAGAAGATTTGGTAAGGTTAGATATAGTATTGATGTGATAATACAAAACACTAATATCAAAATCCACTCTATGGGCATTTGAGACCAATAGAGCATGACACCTGTCAAAACAATTAAAACTAAAGAGGTACCTAAGTCCGGTTGAAAGAAAATTAATAACCAAGGAATAACAACTACTAATAAGGGCAATACTAAATCTCTTATTGTTTGGATTATTTTTTTGTCGAGTACTAAAGCAAGAGTTAATACACTACTAAGTTTAGCTACCTCTGAAGGCTGAAAAGAAAAGATGCCCAAGTTTAGCCATCTTTGAGCTCCAGAAACTGAAATCCCAAAAAAATAAATAAGTAATAAGGATATTAGAGTACAAAAATAAAATGGAACTACATACTTTCTAAGTCTCTCTAACGGTATATAAGAAATAAAAAATGCTAAGAAATAACCTAAAAAACCAGTTAAGATATGAGCTAGATAGTTCGATACTAAAAAATCACCCTGAATACTTTTTATCAAAAAACCCGAAATAATAACTAAAAACAGGGGAACAATAAGTAGTGGAGAAAATAAAAAACCTCTATTAAAGTTGTCTTTTTTTTGTAAAAATCCTCTGTTATTTAATAAAGAAATTCTCTTAAACATCAATAAGTATTAACAAATTGGTTCTTAATTAATTGAGCTAAATTACCAAATACTAAAGAGCTTTCTTTATTCGGCTGGCTTATTGAGATTGGTACACCTTTATTACTATCATCAACGAGAGGGATTTCAATAGGAATTTGAGCTAATAATGGTAAGTCATTTTCTTTAGCTAATGTTTGTCCTCCACCTTTGCCAAAGATTTCATATTTTTTACCTGGCATATCTGGCGGAATAAATACTGACATATTTTCTACAATTCCTAGTAAAGGTACTCCGAGTTGTTTAAACATTGCTAATCCCCTCCTTGCATCTTGCAAAGATACTTGTTGAGGAGTAGTGACAACTATAGCTCCAGAAATAGGCACAGATTGAGTAAGAGATATTTGAGCGTCTCCTGTTCCCGGAGGCAAATCAATAACCAAAAAATCAAGATTATTCCATTCAACTTGGTACAAAAATTGTCTGATAATACTATTAAGCATTGGTCCTCTCCATATAACAGGCTGGCCTTCTTCTATGAGGAAACCCATTGACACAAGTGAAATTCCATATTTATTTATTGGTATTAACCTTTGATCACTGCCACTTCCTTCAGTAACCTTTGGATTCTGTTCGGCAACTCCCATCATTGAGGGAGTATTAGGTCCATATATATCGGCATCCAGCAAACCAGTTTTCAAGCCTAATTTAGCCAGAGAACAAGCGAGATTAACTGCAATGGTACTTTTCCCAACTCCACCTTTACCACTGCTAACAGCTATGATATGGCGAATTCCATCAATCTTCTGCAACTCAGGAGCATTACTTTGATTTTGAGATTCTGTTTTGGAAGGATTATTATCTACTTCTATTTGAACATCATCAATATCTTCAAAATCCAGTAAAACGCCTCTAACCTCTTGAACAATTCTATCTCTCTGGGAATTTGCAAACGATGGTAATGATAATGTTACTATTACTCTCGGTATAGTTACTCTTACATTTTTAATCCAAGCTAATTCAATTACATTTTTCTTTGATCCTGCATCTAGAACTTTTTGCAAAGCAAAATTCGCATCTTCTATTGTGGTCATTAAATTTTTAAATATTTTGACAAGGTAGTCGACTGTTTAAAAGATTAAGAACTATGTCGAACTATCAAATAATAGGCAATAAGGACCCCCTAAGAGAAATTATAAAGAGAAACTTATAATTAACCAAAAAAAATTTTTTCTTCAAGATTTACTAAATACATGTTGAAAGAACCTCCTAAAAACTCGAGAGAAAAAACTAAAAATCTCTTATTAACTCTACAAGACAAAATTTGTTCAGGCCTTGAAAATGTAGATGGCAAAGGGAAATTTACAGAGGAATCCTGGCTAAGAGACGAAGGTGGCGGTGGAAGATCAAGAGTATTGAAAAATGGTTCTATTTTTGAGCAAGCAGGTGTTAACTTCTCGGAAGTACAGGGAAAAGAATTACCTCAATCTATAATCTCTCAAAGACCCGAAGCAAAAGGTCATGAATGGTTTGCCACAGGAACTTCTATGGTTTTGCATCCTAAGAATCCCTACATTCCTACAGTGCATCTGAATTATCGATATTTCGAAGCTGGTCCTGTTTGGTGGTTTGGGGGAGGTGCAGATTTAACCCCTTTTTATCCTTATCTTTCTGATGTAAGGAATTTTCATAATGAACATAAAAAAGCTTGTGAGAAAGTTGATCAAGATTTGCATAAAGTTTTCAAACCATGGTGTGATGAATATTTCTTCTTGAAGCATAGAAATGAATCTAGAGGCATAGGAGGTATTTTTTATGATTATCAAGATGGTTCAGGCAATATTTATAGAGGAAATAATCAAAAAGGAGAAGCATCAAAAGCTTCACAAAATATTGGCAGATCTAATTTAAATTGGGATGATTTATTTTCATTAGCGGAAAACTGTGGGCAGGCATTCCTCCCTTCATATTTGCCTATTATTGAAAAAAGAGCTTCTCAAGCATATTCATCGAAGGAAAGAGAATTCCAGCTATATCGAAGAGGTAGATATGTTGAATTCAATTTAGTTTGGGATAGAGGGACAATTTTTGGACTGCAAACAAATGGCAGAACTGAATCTATATTAATGTCCTTACCGCCTTTAGCTAGATGGGAATATGGATATAAAGCTAGAAAGAATTCTCGAGAGGAATTTCTTACATCAATATTTACAAAACCCCAAGATTGGTTAAACGATAAAGAGTTAGAGAAATTCTGTATAGAGAATAATATTTTTGATTAAAAATTATCGTATAAACTTTTAAAGTATCTAAATAGGTGTTTTAAATAAAGAGCCGTCACTTTTCAATTGAAGTTTTTCTCCGAGTTCATTTTCTAAAGAGATTAATTCATCCCTATGGGCTCTAAGTCTCATAAAAGTTGAATCATTTTCATTTTCGTTGATCAACCTTAATTCAAATTTCTCCTCTCTTGCTGATTTTTTAAAATAAACAATTCCAGATAAAGGTCCACCAATCAATCCCAAAAGAATAGGCCACCAACCCAATTCAGGATATATTTGAATAATTACTAATCCCAAAGCACATGAACCAAAACCGCCAAGAAAACCTAAAAAAATTGCTAAAAATTTACTAGAAACAACTTGACCCTTGAATGTTAAAATTCTTTGTTCAAAATCTCCTCCTGTTTGCTTCCATCCCCTCAAATTAAGCCATTCACATAAGCCATTTAAAACTTTAATTGGCTGCTGAGAAGATGAAATCTCAACTATGGTTGTTCTATCTTTACTGGAAGCCCTAAGAAAAAAAAA includes the following:
- the rodA gene encoding rod shape-determining protein RodA, whose amino-acid sequence is MFKRISLLNNRGFLQKKDNFNRGFLFSPLLIVPLFLVIISGFLIKSIQGDFLVSNYLAHILTGFLGYFLAFFISYIPLERLRKYVVPFYFCTLISLLLIYFFGISVSGAQRWLNLGIFSFQPSEVAKLSSVLTLALVLDKKIIQTIRDLVLPLLVVVIPWLLIFFQPDLGTSLVLIVLTGVMLYWSQMPIEWILILVFCIITSILYLTLPNLLIFWIPAIGYLAYRSSKKKIISSALAISFHLLVAKFTPILWQYGLKEYQKDRLVLFLDPSRDPLGGGYHLIQSKIAIGSGGLFGTGLLQGKLTNLQFIPEQHTDFIFSALGEELGFVGCVIVLFLFFFLIKKLINTATIARTNYESLIVIGIASTFLFQIIINVFMTIGLGPVTGIPLPFMSYGRTSLVTNFISIGFALSILKRSRSLRS
- a CDS encoding Mrp/NBP35 family ATP-binding protein; the protein is MTTIEDANFALQKVLDAGSKKNVIELAWIKNVRVTIPRVIVTLSLPSFANSQRDRIVQEVRGVLLDFEDIDDVQIEVDNNPSKTESQNQSNAPELQKIDGIRHIIAVSSGKGGVGKSTIAVNLACSLAKLGLKTGLLDADIYGPNTPSMMGVAEQNPKVTEGSGSDQRLIPINKYGISLVSMGFLIEEGQPVIWRGPMLNSIIRQFLYQVEWNNLDFLVIDLPPGTGDAQISLTQSVPISGAIVVTTPQQVSLQDARRGLAMFKQLGVPLLGIVENMSVFIPPDMPGKKYEIFGKGGGQTLAKENDLPLLAQIPIEIPLVDDSNKGVPISISQPNKESSLVFGNLAQLIKNQFVNTY
- the hemF gene encoding oxygen-dependent coproporphyrinogen oxidase — its product is MLKEPPKNSREKTKNLLLTLQDKICSGLENVDGKGKFTEESWLRDEGGGGRSRVLKNGSIFEQAGVNFSEVQGKELPQSIISQRPEAKGHEWFATGTSMVLHPKNPYIPTVHLNYRYFEAGPVWWFGGGADLTPFYPYLSDVRNFHNEHKKACEKVDQDLHKVFKPWCDEYFFLKHRNESRGIGGIFYDYQDGSGNIYRGNNQKGEASKASQNIGRSNLNWDDLFSLAENCGQAFLPSYLPIIEKRASQAYSSKEREFQLYRRGRYVEFNLVWDRGTIFGLQTNGRTESILMSLPPLARWEYGYKARKNSREEFLTSIFTKPQDWLNDKELEKFCIENNIFD
- a CDS encoding cofactor assembly of complex C subunit B, whose translation is MSYSLNSTLLLTILLAIGLFFFLRASSKDRTTIVEISSSQQPIKVLNGLCEWLNLRGWKQTGGDFEQRILTFKGQVVSSKFLAIFLGFLGGFGSCALGLVIIQIYPELGWWPILLGLIGGPLSGIVYFKKSAREEKFELRLINENENDSTFMRLRAHRDELISLENELGEKLQLKSDGSLFKTPI